Genomic window (Amaranthus tricolor cultivar Red isolate AtriRed21 chromosome 7, ASM2621246v1, whole genome shotgun sequence):
ATCGTAAATCGAGAAAAACAAATTGTTGTTGTTCGGCCATTTCGAACAAATCACAAATTTAAAAAGTGCAATAACTAGCGAATCATATTGCATGGATAAAGAATTCAAAAAAGTAGAGAAATGTAGGATGGAGAGAGAAGAAATAGAAAAGGTTAATTAGAAAAGAAGTTTGAAGTTCTCGATGGAACCCAACATCCAATTGTAGAAAAATCTTAATTGGGTTGCAGATATTCACAAGAAAAATAGTCACTAGTTGTGTAACAAAGCTTCTCCAAATCTTCAAGATTGATTATTTTGTGCTTGAGAACAATTCACTATGTGCAGCTTCGAAAATTCAGAATTGATTTCTGCCAAATACGTTGTCTCATTCTGAAATCCAAATCATACAAGGTCCAGAAAAAGACTTTCATATCTATAAAATCAGCAAATTGGGATCACTAAATAGAATAAGCAGCATTTGTTTGTAATTTGTGAGATCACAAAATATCCCATAAAATAGCTATGAAGCATTTATTTTTAGACTTGGACTAAacgttaaaaataataataataaataaaaataaaataaaaataaaataaaaaactacttaAAGAGCACTCAAAGAgatataaatgaaaacaaaaatgttGACATCCATGACTACATATCATTGTTGATGAAGTATGAGTGGCTTACCATCTATTATCAGCTTTTGTTGCTGTAGTCTAGCCATCTCCTTCTTTAACTTGTTATTCTCCAGAGACAAAACAACTTTTTGCTGACGCAAAGTAGCAACTCTAACTGCTAATTCTGATTCAAATGTCTACACCACAACAATTATTCAAAACACCATAGCAAAGGATGAAAAAAGGGGAGAAAAGCACAGATATTTAGAGAGATGAGTATCCCATAGCTATGgtgaaaaataagaatattactTTAAGTTTGATTCCAATAGAATGTTGAAGACAGTTTTCAAAAACTTACTAAGATGTACTTTTACAGCAGGATATCAATTCTTAGAACAGAAAACAGTAAATAATGGAATGTTACTCCATAATATACCTGAAAACCATTTACAGTTCTTTCTAGTTCAGCAATGTATTGAAGCTTTCTAGTTCTGGAACGTTGTCCTGGGTGCCTGTAAGAAATAGATCACCACATTTTATAGAAGCATTTCAATGTTTtacattttcaaattcaaacaaaaagcAAAAGACATcaaattttgaatcaaaacataCATATAATATTACGGGTAGACTAGATTTCCAAGTAGGATAAACCAACATGTATAGATGTTGTCTCAGATGAATATTCAGTCATGTTACATCAAATAATTGCATTAACTACTAAACCCAAGGACCCAACAGATGATATCAAAACACATAAATTGCAGCATGGAGTCCAGGAGGACAAGTTCATGAGTTATTTAATCCAACATTATAGGAAACGGAATTCAATTTGATATGAGAGACATTAATTTAATGTTTTGAAAAGTTAATAAATGTTATTGATCCAACAAAATTTAAGATAGGACCATAGTTTTTTCCTAATACATTGATCATAAGTAGAAAATATGCCATAACACTAATCATAATTGAAAATTCTTGTAAGACTAAGATAGAACATAATATAACCAtaacaataaagaaaacaaatagaaGACAATTTTAGTGTTTTTCAATCTTGATGCAAACAAGAAAAGAGAAACGAGAAATGAGAAACGAGAAACTTTAATGTAGTGTTTCGAACCGTGTTTCTGTACGATCTATTCAAAACGTGATATGAGGAATAGTCTGATCAGTCTCGAGTTTTGCACTTCAATGACATAATCCATATAAAAAGGAAATAATTTACCTCTTTCCTGTCTTTGCTTCAATGTAGAGGTCATTGGATGCATCACGATAATCTTCCTCTAAGTCAAAATGCCTAGTCCCACAACTACGAGGAATCTCTTCAACTAACTGCGCTGGACTCTGCCCAACAGAATCAGACAAAGCCAAAAGAGCATGGGCATCCAAAAAGTCAACATTGGATCTTTGACGAGGGGAGTTAGGGCCATATATACAACCAGACTCCAATAAGTTACCATACCCTTCGTTATTATTTACAGAGAGTATGTTTGGAACAAAACCATCAAACAAAGAAACTGAGTCACTAGCTGACCGAGAGTGATGGATCCCTTTGGGAGTTGATTTTGAGTCACTCAGTAAATCATCAAGCCATGCTGGCTGCTCTTCAAATAACGAACTTTGTGATAATGACCTATGATGTCTATTAATCAACTTGTGTATTCCTCGTGAATCAATCAAGCTAGGTTCAAGACTTTGTTGAACACCAACTTTCTTTTGCAATGGGCAGCGAGGAGGAAGTTGAGATGAACGAGAcatttgtaaataaaatgatCAGTACATCGTCTTGCTCTTCTGTACATAAGAACAACAGAAAATAGGCAATAATCAGTAGCATCATCACATTGCCTTTCAAACCTTTTTTATAACAGAAGGTGGTAACTAAAATCAAATCTGAATTCTTGTATTCACCCAAATACCTCTTTCCTTGAGACACTTTCATTATCATCCAACACCACATTAGAAGTAATACCAAGGGGTAATGCCAATCTATGAAGAAACAAAATTTATGAAGATGAAGTGTGCCATTTACATTGGCATTGACATGAGATTATTGTTACAAACTTAcacattattatcattagttCTCTCATTTCAGTTAATAAAGAATACTTCTTCAAGTTACTTGCCACAGGCccacaacaacaatgtcaaaagcCTAAATCCCAAAAGATTAGACATGAATCAATACCAATAGTGGTCCATACAAATTCTCCTTCACCATTcataaatcaacaaaaaaaggCAAGCAATGTAAATACACCCACCTATCCCTGCTATTTGTCTCATTTCTCATTGTACACTTTCCAATGCAATAATTGAACACTTATTAATTGTTCataattaataatcattaaaaaattattaacacaGTAAACACCAACGCGAGTttagatctcacttgactatgttttcaCTTATATCTAACGGTGATTGATGTATAGTGTCGAATATGAAATGGGACAATTAGTaggaataggagggagtataaatatatatagtcaAAGAAGAGCGATTCAACAATAGAGAAACAAAAGGCATTCCCAAACATAGAATTCAGACAAAAACCCCTTCAATATGAGGCAAAAATAGACATGTACAATCAAAATCAAGAAAATTAAACAAATCCTTATAATTCTGTTAAAATTGAGGCCATAACTTACAACtctaaacaaacaaataataCATTCAAGATTACTTAGCCAGATGTCAAAAAATTTAAACCAATAGAATAGTAAACCTAAAACCACAAAGAAATACATGTACTCCTATGAAATTTGAGCTTGTTAAGCAAACTACCAACAAAAATTTTGAAGATACAAAGATATAGCGAAAATCCCTCAGTCCATGAATGTActaaaagttcaaaaaaatGTACGCATTTAAACACAATCAAGGTTTAATAAGACAACttgtaaaacaaaaaatggaaaTAGCAGGTAATTTGGAGAAAAAGATGCTTAGTGAAGTAAATGTGTAAAATTTAAAGCAGAAAATTAGAACAATTCTTACCTTTTGAAATCTAGCGCTGTGAGACGATTTTCAGTATAATATACAAAGCAaaagagaagagagagaagaCATTGTAAATGGGAAGATTATGAAGGTACGAGAGGAAAGTAGTCTCAAATGGAGGGGAAGAAGATAGCCGCCATTGTTATGGAAAGAAAAGTAAGGAAGGAAGGAATAATGACGAAGAGAGACAGCATGGAATGGGGGGCAACAGAATCAGAATGGCAGGGCTTTTTCTTTTATGTGGTAGTCGGGTAGCCAACACTTTTAAGATGGGTTGCATCTACCTTCCCAATTGGCATGAGATAATATCTATTATCTACCCCTCCGTTCCTTAGTGAAGTTGTCACGAAAAATATTCACGAGtattaagaaaatataatattttaaatattaaagatattattttattatataataaatttgatgaaagaaaaataggaaccataaatattaaaaaataattaaaagaaagttagtagaaaaaaatatagaaatcacaaaaaataaaataatattttcataaagttagtggaaaacatgtAGAAATCACAaggaatataaaattattaaaatgaagttGGTGGAAGATATGTGGGAACCATacgcattattaaaatattaaaatgaagatgaacaagattatttttgtccaaaatttgtaatataaatgaaaagataCTTTATGGGACAAATAAAACACCTAAAATGTAAAATGTGAACTTCTTTGAGGAATGAAAGGAGTATTACTCTTTCTAATCCGAAGAAATAGCCTCGAGTATAAACAATgtgaaaataaacaaaaaaagcgtaaactagtaaaaattatatttttaattttatatagtaCTCCtatattttatagaaaaatgaGAAAATGTGTGGATTAAATAAAAGGGTAAGTTAATGATTGAAGTTTTAAGTGCGTGGAATTTGTAGTTGGacccaaataaatattgtattgcATTGAATGAATACAAGTATTTGATTACATCATAATTAGTACAAGAAtatttttggtggaatacactctTCACTTATGTTTTCATGTGAGCTCATGTTTCACTTTATTTCTCACACCTCTCATAATAAGGTGTATATTTCTTGTGCATATCATTGGTGTACACCCACCCTAGTAAGCCAAACaatttatttatactaaagTGTAGGGAGTTTGACAAGTTGATTACACAAATCTATATTTCTCTGGAGTATTCTTATATATTTACTCTTTTAGATTTTTCTATTATCGTCTTGATTTATTAGgctcaatttaatttaatttattacatTCCATCAGTTAAATGTATAGATTATGctcaaaataagataaatttaataaaactaacTAATTCATTTTGTTGATCTTTTAGGagttaaaatattgaaagtgtATAACTTTTATGCAAGATAAAAAAATGGTGATATAATAGTAGGATTATAATAAAAAGTAGTTTGGTTTAGGAAGGAAgccaaaaaatgaaaattaaaaaaaaattgggaatatttattttgtttattcaaaaAGTAAATTTGTATCACTGATTTCAAAGTGATTTTGGAGTTCTGTCTTAACTTCAGCAGGCAATTTGTTGTGGTTGCATTGCAGCTTTGGAAAAACTATAGTcaaacagtttttttttttttttttttttttttttttttaagtcgtaggtttttttttttttttaagattttttatatttttaatctaaAATATTACTTTAAAATATCATTGTTCCTTGAAGTAAAAGTTTTGATAGCATTTGATGGTTTAGGTAGATGTTTTCAAGATGTTAAAACTTGTATATCCAAAAAGCTACCACAAACACTATTTTTAActtaacaattttaatttatataattaattagacAGTTAAATatctaataattattattgtatagCTACATGTAAAACTACCAACTAACAGGCTAACAtctacttaaacaactaatagCTACCCCTTAAACTTCCTTATACTGAAGGGCATTTTCAATTATTTCACCCCCAAACGCTTTAACGATATTATTATAAGTAAATTTGAAAAGTAAATTTTGATAAGTAGTTTCTTTTTGATATTTTAGGATgtttagttaattaattttgtgttgattttttgacatgttaattggcaaaaaagccaaaaaaaaattggtcaTTGACATTTCAGCAAAATGAAAAAGTTGCGGTCTTTGGCTTTTGGTTGTTGATCCACTTATTCTCAATTAAAATGGCCTACAACATATACCTAATTTAATAGGATATTTCATTAAACAGACGACTTATTCAACTAGTTTAAAAGCCAACCAAAGTAATTAAGATATTCAACTGGACAGACAATCTAACTAAAAAAACCAACAACTAGTGGCGAAACTTGAACACAATTTTAGGGGGGCGAAgttatcaaaaaaaattgaattatactAAAATGTAGCTAATCAATACAATCaaaaatcataacttaaatTTTGAATCAATGTAAAGTCGacgcttttttagcactttaaaaTCGTTTATAATCTCATGAACACTATATGTAGTTGCTATTTGTCTCTCAATGTATATTAATAAACTATCAACAAAATAATCGTTGTCTATTTCCTTACAATATCTTGTCTTCATTATCTTCATGAttgattattttattgtatGGGTTTTTAGTGATTCAAGTTAGTATTCACTTattcaaactaattattaaataaagataagaaaattcaatcaaaaatataaaacaaacctttattcttcaattatgtatggtaagcttattttttgattttgacgaTTTCGCCCAATTACcgtcttcttttttctttttttgagttgttaaatgataatttcattCCTAATTTGATACTCTATCATTaattataagattttttttttattttgtttcaattaTTGTCTTTCTTTAATAGTGTTGCTTTTATTTGTTGggatgaaattataaaaaaactatCAAACACCTATTTATCAAAAACTATCAAAGCACGGTTAGGATGAAGTCTTTTAAAAGTTTGTGACACTATTCAATTTTTTCTCTCTCCCAAAGATTTATCtttcaacttttttttcttgaacaagttaaatttaattttattaatggttatataattttaatttaaataatgtgGATTATTTGAGtccatttatttaattttgtgtgGAAACTTAAGagttttttgaaaaagaaaacaattttgtAAGTGTAATAAGATTTTCAAAGAATGATTTAAAAACTAACTATATAagtgtcatttttattttgggagAAAATATTCATTGACAATTTATAATGGTATTGATAGTTTAAACTCATTCAAGCTATCAATACAAATTGACATattgttagttttttttagaGTGTAAAACAATGTAATTTTGAGTTGTTTTCAagttaaactaattattttttttattttagagttaaaattttttattgttaaattgaCATATagtcaaaaaaaagtcataagagaatgtgaaaattttttttaaatgctcTAATTCTAAATTATTGTAAACAAAATTTTTCTCAAATTCATGACCACAACCTTTAAATGGGATCATATAGAAATACACATTGATCTTACACAAATTTCAcatatttttttcaagttttgtCAATATATTGTTTGTTTCCTAATGAATATGATTTTACTTTATTACTTCTATTTGACAATGTAAATTAAGTGGGTTGTCAAAACCCTAGCAAAGTGGGTCCATAATTTTTGTTGTTGGGTTGGTGAACTGATTTATTAAGCAAGTTGTCAACTTGCTTAATTAAGTTGTTTAAtaactaatttatttataatacttCTAGTAAAGATAAAAGTGTAATTTACAAGGGAAAGTTGTTGAGTTGCCATGGCTCCATTAGTAGGATATTTCCTTTCTTTAACTACTCTTAAGGAAGGAAAGAGATTAGTTGTGTATCATTCACATGTTAAAATTTAACCTAATTCAAAAACtcaattgaatttgatttgattgaGATTTGACAGATTTTATGTCGTTTTTTTAAAATGCGgtaattttaactattttataataaaaaataaaacacaggaaaatttattaaaaataatctcaactatttttagtaaattctGCTATTGgttaactcaaaataaaattataatttattcacttaaaataaaatctgCTATCGGTTAACTCAATGCAATTCACTATTCTCATAATAATCCGAAGTATGTTTTGactaaaaaatattgttttgagAAGATAAACAAAATTTTCGATTATTATGAGAAGTTTATTCTATTAATATGagaagttgagatttttttataaattttttcaatatattttcaaaattatttggaCCCACTAATTTTATAGGTTTATGTATAAACCCTCTTTGTGTTTCCATCTCATTATctacaaataattaaatcaacttCATGTCCTTTTCTTTAAAGGCAATCTAAAAGTAAAATACTATGAAGTGTAGGGTATAAAGTGGTTAACAATATTTGGAAGCTTATTACAACTTGTATGAAACAACTTTTAAGTCCATTTTGGGCATTACTTAATGCTTATAACTTATAGCCAAAGGGgataaaaatttaatgtgtatttCAAACAAGAGTCtaccaaataaaattaatattcttacTTTTTATTGATGTCTTTTAGAGGGACCATTTGCTTGAAAGAAATCTTCTACAAGTGGGCTCTTTTTATTGCTCCATGACAAAATGCGCACTACTCTTGAGACATTAGAGGTTAAAATTAGGAGAGCATGTATAAGGACcagtttgatttttgatttttatcttttgagttTAAAATCAGAGTTAGATATGATTTGGACATGGCTCAATTCGACCTAAAGCGTGACATGGTTAGTCATGATAGCTTATGGTGTGGTTTGTAGACAGGTTGTGGACAAAAATATAGGGAAATAACACGGCTTAATTGGTAACACAAAAACCAAAAGAGAATGTGCTTAACAGGCACACGAGTCAGCTCAATTAGGACAAATtgtgatataataataataataataataataataataataataataatatacaaactattttgttaaatttaactTACAAATATACTTCTATTAACTTTGAGAAAATATTAGTGAACAAAATGTTGTTATACTCTTCATAGAAAATGCAAGGCATAGTTTACAAATATGCTTTTCTTGAGTGTTAATTATTCCCCCACATAAGTTCTTGACCATATAATTTAAGATATACTCAAAAGATACAACGTATTTACATACTACTTGGCGCATCTCAAAGTTTATGtgataattttgtatttaagatgAGAATGCATTGAAAACAATTTTACCAAGACTtcaagtttttaaaaatatttttgctagagaaaattataacaaaaatactttaatctcaataataatatttatacaaaaCATTTATTAGCTCTTATCTATAGAGCTTTAACATAATCATGCTAAACCTTCTACATTATGAAAGTGTTCTTTCATCTCATTACTCACGCTATAAAGTAGAGCTTATAAATAAGATATTGCTTGTGCAAAAAAATGCACATTTAGTTTTCATAATGCATGAAGCACCGACTCAGcgctttttttttccaattagaAATCTTTTTGCTCGAATTTGGCATCAAATAAGCATTTTATTAGCAACGACTAAACGAACTTTCTTATAATCATTTCATCATTTCAACCTTTTGTTATCTTTCTTCAACACTCCAAAATCCAAATTCCATATGTGCTATTGATCAAGATCAAGTAGAAGCAACCAAATACATGTACATATTTATTACAAATTCAATGTAGCATAGACCCATAGCAATCAATCAACGATACAAGCATAGACAAAGACATCAAAGTCTAGCAAACCTTAAGTTATGACAATCACAGCAACCCAATATCCCTCACAAGTCAGAGTCCGGGTGGAGAAAGACAGCGGACAAATCATATCTATAACCCTTTCAAAGAGAGGACAAAGAGAAATGTCCGCACTGAGATTTATGACAAATACAACAAACCTATAAACTACAAACTCAAGTATAGGACATCCTTGAGATAAAAGGTGTTTAGTATCTTACAAAAAGGCCTCATCATTGCAGCCACTCTAAAGCCATACAGCCCAAGAGTTGAAAGTGGGCAGCAAAAGAAGGGCCTAAAATAGCCAGAGGATGACTTGCCAAGAGAGAACATTACCACTTCAAAGAGCTTTTTATACGCCTTTGTTGCGGCTAGAGACAAGGATGATTACATAATCGGTAAAGAATCGACATTTTAACGTAACCATCCTTACTAACCGTGCTCTCTCAAGCTTTAAAGAGGTTGCAGCAGCTATCTGCTGTTGCAACCcaattaccattaccgccttgCCTGCT
Coding sequences:
- the LOC130817588 gene encoding basic leucine zipper 6, with protein sequence MSRSSQLPPRCPLQKKVGVQQSLEPSLIDSRGIHKLINRHHRSLSQSSLFEEQPAWLDDLLSDSKSTPKGIHHSRSASDSVSLFDGFVPNILSVNNNEGYGNLLESGCIYGPNSPRQRSNVDFLDAHALLALSDSVGQSPAQLVEEIPRSCGTRHFDLEEDYRDASNDLYIEAKTGKRHPGQRSRTRKLQYIAELERTVNGFQTFESELAVRVATLRQQKVVLSLENNKLKKEMARLQQQKLIIDGEYQNLRKEAERLKLGLVNYPRTTSQRHVGSNDSDLTEMLWQTLDWKKLHL